A region from the Muribaculum gordoncarteri genome encodes:
- a CDS encoding FtsB family cell division protein produces MGSSVKKIWEWCRHYISVTFIIVVVFVVIVLFFNENSILKSMEYNRQITDLKEEIQSNRDTLEYYNKLNHSLDTDPETMERIVRERYHMQRENEDVYIVE; encoded by the coding sequence ATGGGTTCATCAGTAAAAAAAATATGGGAGTGGTGTCGCCACTACATTTCAGTCACATTCATCATAGTAGTGGTGTTTGTGGTCATCGTGCTGTTTTTCAACGAAAACTCCATCCTCAAGTCGATGGAGTACAACCGACAGATAACCGACCTGAAAGAGGAGATACAATCCAACCGCGACACGCTCGAATACTACAACAAGCTGAACCACAGCCTTGACACCGATCCCGAAACAATGGAACGCATCGTGCGCGAACGCTACCACATGCAGCGCGAAAACGAGGATGTGTACATTGTCGAGTAA
- a CDS encoding type III pantothenate kinase, giving the protein MGHNLVIDQGNSAAKVAIFRGPALVRSWRYEELTPRILTDIAADYDITAAIYCSVSRHGEDIVVTLRGIAPRVYELTSMLPLPIKIGYTTPTTLGRDRIAAIAGAWACYPGRSVLVVDAGTAVTYDVLDTDGTFIGGNIAPGLWMRAQALHDMTSRLPLVDVESEHNVALWGTDTEGAIMSGVVRGVAGEIAYYRSQLPDDTIVMLTGGDAVRLAPLIDGNVEIDSLLVCKGLNSILTYNESR; this is encoded by the coding sequence ATGGGTCATAACTTAGTCATAGACCAGGGCAATTCAGCCGCGAAAGTCGCCATTTTCAGGGGACCGGCTCTCGTACGCTCATGGCGTTACGAGGAGCTGACGCCGCGCATACTCACCGACATCGCAGCCGATTACGACATCACGGCAGCCATCTACTGCTCGGTATCGCGCCACGGCGAGGACATAGTCGTGACACTTCGCGGCATAGCACCGCGGGTATATGAGCTGACATCGATGCTGCCGCTGCCCATAAAGATAGGCTACACCACCCCTACGACCCTCGGCCGCGACCGCATAGCCGCAATAGCCGGCGCATGGGCATGCTATCCCGGACGGTCGGTGCTCGTGGTCGACGCAGGCACCGCCGTGACCTACGATGTGCTCGACACCGACGGAACGTTTATAGGCGGCAACATAGCGCCCGGACTGTGGATGCGCGCACAGGCGCTTCACGACATGACGAGCCGTCTGCCGCTGGTCGATGTGGAGTCGGAACACAATGTAGCCCTATGGGGCACCGACACCGAAGGCGCCATAATGTCAGGCGTGGTGAGAGGCGTTGCCGGAGAGATAGCCTACTATCGCTCGCAGCTGCCCGACGACACCATAGTGATGCTTACCGGCGGTGACGCCGTAAGACTCGCGCCGCTGATCGACGGCAATGTCGAGATTGACTCTCTGCTCGTATGTAAAGGATTAAACAGTATATTGACATATAATGAATCTCGTTAA